Proteins found in one Oncorhynchus mykiss isolate Arlee chromosome 17, USDA_OmykA_1.1, whole genome shotgun sequence genomic segment:
- the LOC110494455 gene encoding specifically androgen-regulated gene protein-like, with protein MECGVISTNPVKLQQITEREKGFLLPTSITTLDSFILTMPKSDTWPGGVAIETMTGMDSAGSCDSVVSMNSGFSDDSFEHLSAEERACIMFLEETIESLETEEDSGLSNDEPDRLPTPGNVATKMAHLSASMGQNKLNNVSKYPREQNGYLVPTPFILANSTSCILPKARPGIPQDKENSLSKPQVTALDNMLCQGNHPCLPPEVNVVVIPPPSKLKDYPGQRPPPSPRGPLSYEALVQLRKSASMKRTPQSPTAETRDWNRQPSASDIPIHPHHGSTPRGCSVTPAQVILPREPSNHKASPPVVFPKPPKIPSHIAVNTQRDTANPTTDSSAPSLGSLPRDRRLSDPQKVRNDALQKLGLLRDNNESQPEPVTPLCTSKSHSSLELTSARVGVKAPPHGNPTRSQPSTTSQGPRESNSRPVKSSSSFLHRSSEEQPTAPLSHPSKPSGVKAATLERSGVGLGSYMADHGIHPDPRSATLGNQREGGRCTPSALNKASEQVKTTPAAQPVSPHKTLHCPGFSVVMMPSMGEDRREALRKLGLLKD; from the exons ATGGAATGTGGGGTTATTAGCACAAATCCTGTAAAATTGCAACAAATTACAG agagagagaaaggttttCTACTACCAACTTCTATTACGACCTTGGACTCCTTCATCCTTACAATGCCTAAGAGTGACACATGGCCGGGTGGTGTCGCCATAGAGACAATGACTGGCATGGACAGTGCAGGCAGCTGTGACAGTGTTGTCAGCATGAACTCTGGATTT AGTGACGATAGCTTTGAGCACCTGTCTGCTGAGGAGAGGGCATGTATCATGTTCTTGGAAGAGACCATAGAGTCCCTAGAGACTGAGGAGGACAGTGGACTATCCAATGATGAGCCTGACCGCCTGCCCACCCCTGGCAATGTGGCCACCAAGATGGCCCACCTCTCTGCCTCCATGGGCCAAAACAAACTCAACA ATGTGTCAAAATATCCCAGAGAGCAGAACGGTTACCTGGTTCCTACTCCATTCATCCTGGCCAACAGCACCTCCTGCATCCTGCCAAAGGCTAGGCCAGGCATACCCCAAGATAAGGAGAACTCTCTCTCAAAGCCCCAGGTCACTGCCTTGGACAACATGCTATGTCAGGGCAACCACCCTTGTTTACCCCCTGAGGTCAATGTTGTTGTGATTCCCCCTCCATCAAAGCTCAAAGACTACCCTGGTCAGAGACCACCTCCTTCACCCAGAGGCCCTCTGTCCTATGAAGCGCTAGTGCAGCTGAGGAAGAGTGCCTCCATGAAGAGAACTCCTCAAAGTCCCACAGCTGAGACCAGAGACTGGAACAGGCAGCCCTCTGCGTCAGACATTCCCATTCACCCGCATCATGGAAGCACACCCAGAGGCTGCTCAGTCACCCCAGCCCAGGTGATACTCCCCCGGGAGCCCAGCAATCACAAGGCCAGTCCTCCAGTTGTGTTCCCAAAACCCCCCAAAATTCCTTCCCACATTGCTGTGAATACCCAAAGGGATACTGCTAACCCCACTACGGACTCCAGTGCCCCTTCCTTGGGCTCATTGCCCAGGGACAGGCGTTTGTCGGACCCACAGAAGGTGAGAAATGATGCCTTACAAAAGCTGGGGCTCCTGAGAGACAATAATGAGTCCCAACCTGAGCCTGTTACGCCACTGTGCACCTCCAAATCTCACTCCTCCTTGGAACTAACTTCAGCCCGTGTGGGAGTCAAAGCTCCACCTCATGGTAACCCAACAAGAAGCCAGCCCTCAACTACCTCCCAGGGACCCAGAGAATCTAATAGCAGGCCAGTAAAAAGTAGCAGCAGCTTCCTCCATCGCTCTAGTGAGGAGCAGCCCACCGCCCCCCTCTCACACCCGTCCAAACCCAGTGGGGTCAAAGCTGCCACCCTGGAGCGCTCAGGGGTGGGGCTTGGGAGCTACATGGCCGACCATGGGATACATCCCGATCCCCGCTCCGCCACCCTGGGCAACCAGAGGGAGGGTGGACGTTGCACCCCATCTGCTCTCAACAAAGCCtcagaacaggtgaaaacaaCCCCCGCTGCTCAGCCAGTGTCCCCCCACAAGACTCTGCACTGCCCAGGCTTCAGTGTGGTGATGATGCCCAGCATGGGAGAAGACAGACGAGAGGCACTTAGGAAGCTGGGGCTGCTGAAAGACTAG
- the LOC110494456 gene encoding ubiquitin thioesterase OTU1: MLRLRCKTKNGSHIMQGLTHQSCVQELKSKVEELTGIPCDVQKIMVGYPPSSLDLRNGDAHLKDYPIKSGDTLIVEEEEKNKMKTQTTNSAVTKGPRLESPPVLARRVVPADNSCLFTSVSYVVEGGVYDPACAPEMRGLIAQIVSSDPTAYSEAVLGKTNEEYCTWIRRDDTWGGAIEVSILSKFYQCEICVVDTQTVRVDRFGEDAGYHKRVLLIYDGIHYDPLQKETPSSDTPPRTIFSTTDDIILAQALELADEARRKRQFTDINRFALRCMVCQTGLVGQKEAREHAKETGHTNFGEV; the protein is encoded by the exons ATGTTGCGTCTGCGTTGCAAAACCAAAAATGGGAGCCACATAATGCAGGGCCTGACCCATCAGTCCTGTGTGCAGGAGCTGAAGAGCAAGGTAGAGGAGCTGACTGGTATCCCCTGTGATGTACAGAAGATCATGGTTGGTTACCCTCCCTCTAGCTTGGACCTCCGAAACGGAGATGCTCACCTCAAGGACTACCCCATCAAATCAG GAGACACTCTTATTgttgaggaggaagagaagaacaAGATGAAGACCCAGACAACCAATTCAGCTGTAACCAAGGGACCCCGCCTGGAGTCTCCCCCTGTGCTGGCCAGAAGGGTCGTTCCAGCAGACAACTCCTGTCTGTTCACCAGTGTCTCCTATGTGGTGGAGGGCGGGGTATACGACCCAGCGTGTGCCCCCGAGATGCGAGGCCTCATCGCCCAGATCGTGTCGAGTGACCCAACAGCTTACTCTGAGGCGGTTTTGGGAAAGACCAACGAGGAGTACTGCACCTGGATCCGACGTGACGACACCTGGGGCGGAGCTATAGAGGTGTCCATCCTGTCCAAATTCTACCAGTGTGAGATCTGTGTAGTGGACACGCAGACAGTGCGTGTGGATAGATTTGGTGAGGACGCTGGCTACCACAAACGTGTGCTGCTCATCTACGACGGCATCCACTACGACCCACTGCAGAAAGAAACGCCTAGTTCCGACACTCCGCCCCGGACCATCTTCTCCACCACAGATGACATCATCCTGGCCCAGGCCCTGGAGCTAGCGGATGAGGCGCGAAGGAAGCGGCAGTTTACGGACATCAACCGCTTTGCCTTGCGCTGCATGGTATGTCAGACAGGCCTAGTAGGACAGAAGGAGGCCCGGGAACATGCCAAGGAGACGGGCCACACCAACTTTGGAGAGGTGTAA